Below is a window of Staphylococcus succinus DNA.
TAACTATTACAACTATTAATAAAGCCAAAACGACTTTACCTTTCTTCGATAATTTCATCGAGTTTCCTTCTCTCTATTTATATATTTCATCATCGTGGTACTATCGCTTTATTCATTTTGCAATACTTTCTCTTTTTATATTTCTTATAACTGCTATCATAGCTCCTAATGCAATACTAATACTCATTATAGAAGACCCCCCGTAACTCAGCATCGGTAAAGTTACTCCGGTTAGTGGAATCATGCCAGAAATCCCAGCTAAATTTATAAATACTTGCATAAATAAATAACTTACAACACCTATACAAATCAATTTATAAAAATGATTGTTCGTCTTATTTGCATAAGTAAGACCTTTGAATAATATAAAACCATAAATCATTAAAATAAATAGTACTCCAACCAATCCAGTTTCTTCAGAAATAACGGTAAAAATAAAATCAGTATGTGGCTCAGGCAAATATCCTAATTTTGAAATACCATTTCCTAAACCCCGACCAAACAATCCACCGTTGCTAATAGATGTCAAAGCATTGGTTAATTGGTATCCGTCACCATTTTCATATTTAAATGGATCTAACACTACTTTGATACGTTTCATTCTATATAGATTTTTAGCATCAAAAATTAGTGTATAAAGTATGTATAAAACTGTTGGAACAGAAGTTATAGTGAATATTTGCACCTTTATTTTATTTTTAATATCAGAATACATTAACATCGATGCAATAATGGCAACTGTAAGTAAAGTTCCACCTAAATCACCTTGCATTAACACCAGTAGTAACCCTATGCCCAAAACACCTAATGGAGGAATCAAATTTTTCAATTTATAGTCTCTTTTAATAGAAAGCCACCTATCAATAATGTAAGAGAGATAAAATATAGAAGTTAATTTTAAAAATTCTGAGGACTGTAAACTAAATATACCTAAATTAATCCAGTTTTTTGAGCCATTGACTTCTTTACCAACCAAAAGCGTTAACACTAATAAAGCTAATGTGGCTAGCACTATGAATTTCTGGACGCTCACTTTTTTTAACACGTTAATGTTAAGCAACATACTAATAAATAAAATAATAATAAATCCCATCATAAAGAATAAAAATTGTCTTTTCATAAAGTAGTTTGCTGCGATGGGTACTCCATTGGTTAATGTGCCTTTAGAAGCAGAAACCATACTCGCGCTATAGACCATGACAACGCCAATAATACCGAGCAATGCATAGCACATAATTAAACTTAAATCTAAATTTCTACTCCTTTCTTTCAAATATTTTATGAATTTTTTCATGTTGTTTACCCCCTCTAAGCATCTAAATTCCAATTAAACATACTTGTTATTTACACACAATCATACTTTAGGCTCACCTAAACATTTTTTTAATAATTAGATATTAAAAATTTCATAAATATAAATAATATCCATGAAATTTAATCTCACTTCCTCGTTTTTACATTATCGGTTTGTATCAATATAAAGACTTAGCATATTAGACAATAATAAAAGCCTGAGATGTAAAATAGCATTACATCTCAGGCTTTATTTCGTTCTATTAGTATCAACTTCATCTTGCTTACGTTGATGATTTCATATCACTTATGATTTTTTCTTTTTTCCGCTTCTCTTAACTCAATACGTCTAATTTTCCCAGAGTTTGTCTTCGGAAGGTCTTCCACAAATTCAATTGCTCTTGGATATTTATACGGAGCGACGTCTTGTTTCACATAATTTTGCAGTGTCTTAATCGTTGTTTCATCAGCTGCAACATCATCTTGAAGAATGACGAATGCCTTAACAATGTTCCCTCTGATTTCATGTGGACTAGCAACTACAGCACATTCTTTAACATAATTGTGTTTAGTAAGCGAGTCTTCGACTTCAAATGGCCCAATGGTGTATCCTGAACTGATGATAATATCATCTTTACGTCCTTCAAACCAAAAGTATCCATCTTTATCTAACTTTGCTAAGTCACCCGTAGTAAAATATTCACCTATTTTAGGTTCTTCTGTACGTTCAGAATCTTTATAATACCCTTTAAATAGTGCAGGTAAATCTACTGGTACTGCAATATTACCTACTTCACCAGTTTTAGCAAAATCACCATTATCATCAATCACTGTCACATGACTGCCTGGTATTGCTTTACCCATTGAACCCGGACGACTTTCTGTATCTTTTAAGAACCCAATTAATAACGTACTTTCAGTTTGTCCGTAACCGTCTCTAACTGTAAGGTCAAAGTTATCTTGGAACTTTTCAACAACTTCTTTATTGAGAGGTTCCCCTGCAGAAACCGCACTATGCAAATGTTTTAAGTTGTAATCAGTTAAATTAGGTAACTTTGCCATTAAACGATATTCAGTAGGTGTACAACACAGCACATTTATTTTGTATGCTTGTAGTAATTCTAAATATTTCTCAGCATTGAACTTACCATTATATACAAATGCAGTAGCGCCTGAGCCCATTATTGATAAGAATGGGCTCCACACCCATTTTTGCCAACCTGGGGCAGCTGTAGCCCATACAAGATCATCCGCTTCAATACTCAACCAATGTTTTGGTGCCATTTGCATGTGGGCATAACCCCAACCATGCGAATGTACAACAGCTTTAGGATTGCCTGTTGTACCAGATGTATATGAAAGCAGTGCTATGTCATCACGCGATGTTTCAACAATATCTAATTGATCTGTTGTTGTAGCCATTTCATCTTCTACTGTGAACCACTGCTCTTCCTTACCACCAACGATAAACTTCGTTAAAGCATCATATTCTTTGACTGCTTTAAATTCGTTAATACCATCTGCTGTGACAACAATAGCTTTGACTTCACCATGTGTAATTCTATATTGTAAATCTTTAGTACGTAACATTTCAGAACTAGGAATAACTATAATACCTAATTTTAATGCCGCAAGATAGATTTCATAAGTTTCGATGCAACGCGGCATCATTATGAGTACCTTGTCGCCTTTTTTTAAGCCATGATTTAAAAACATATTCCCTACTTTATTTGCATTTTTTATAAGGGATTCATATGTCACTTCTTTTTTGTCACCTGCTTCATCTTCAAAAATGACAGCTTTCTTCGTTGGATCTACTGCAAATTTTTCGATTTCGCTAACAATATTATATTGTTCTGGTGCAATCAAATCTTTTTTATCCATTTCTTACGCTCCTTAAATCATATATCTTTGATTCTGTTTTTTCTCGATGTACTTATATTACACAAAGATATTTCAGTTTAATTTTTCAAAATATTACAACGCATTTTCATGATAATTTTAAACTTTTCATGTGTAAAAAGATATGATTTTGACTTCACAGCATTTCCTATTTTATTAATAACATTTAAAGTATATTATCTTTTCTTAATTACTAATGTATATATAAGGATTACTTTAAAAATTTATCATTTAACTCTAAATATAAAGGTGAAACAAAGAGTTTATTCATATCTCTATGCACCTACAAATCTGCTAAGATAACATTATATAAACTTAAAAAATAAGTTTCAGAAAATTTAAATATCAATCGTTTTTTAGTATTTTAAATATTAAATCATTGAATTTCAATATATAAATATTAAAATTCACAAACAGAAAACTTTTTTATTTCCTGTCTAAATGGTACAATGTCTTAATGTGTAATTTGTTATGAAAGAAGTGAGTCTATTGACCGAAAACGGAACATTTCATGTAGAAAAAAGAGTTCCCTTGTTTATCGTACTGTTATCAGGGGCCTTTATTACGATCTTGAACCAAACATTGCTTGGTACAGCGTTACCACCAATTATGAAAGATCTTCAAGTATCAGAAAGTACAGTACAATGGTTACAATCTATTTTCATGTTAGTTAACGGAATAATGATTCCAGTTACTGCATTTTTAATTCAACGCTTCACCTCGAGACAGTTATTTTTAACCGCAATGGGTATATTCGCCATAGGTACATTACTTTGTGCTGTGGGACCTGAGTTCTCAACATTATTAATTGGACGTGTATTACAAGCTGCAGGCGCTGGTATTATGATGCCACTTATGCAGACAATCTTATTCTTACTATTTCCAGTAGAAAAACGCGGGACAGCAATGGGACTATTTGGATTAGTCATAGCTTTTGCCCCAGCGATTGGACCAACCTTGTCAGGTGTTTTAGTAGAGCATCTATCATGGAGAAGTGTCTTCTACGTTGTACTTCCTATAGCCATCGTTATTATCATCACATCATTTTTCCTTTTGAAAAACGTTACAGAGACAACAAATCCAAAACTAGATATCACTTCAGTCATCCTATCCACATTAGGTTTTGGCGGCCTCTTATACAGTTTTAGTACTGTTGGAGAAGCAGGATGGGCAAGTATTAGTTTTATCGCCCCACTCGTAATCGGAATAATTTCACTAGTGATATTTATTCGTCGTCAATTAAAACTTAAAGAACCAATGCTTGAATTTAGAGTATTTAGTTATGGCATTTATACATTAGGTACAGTACTAAGTATGTTTGTATTTGGCGTATTAATCGCTACAAATATTATTTTGCCGTTATATATGCAAAATATGTTACATTTTTCCGCTCTAGAATCTGGTTTAGTGTTATTACCAGGCGCTATTATTATGGGAGCTATGAATCCTATAACAGGTTATTTATTTGATAGATTCGGTGGTAAATGGCTTGCACGTATAGGTCTGGTCGTCTTAGTGGCTTCTACAGTACCTTTCGCATTCCTTACGACACACACGAGCTTCACTTACCTTGCAACAGGTAATGCATTGCGTATGATATCCATTTCAATGGTTATGATGCCTATGACAACGTTAGCGATTAACCAATTACCTAACCATCTCATTGCGCACGGAACTGCAATGAACAATACTTTTAGACAAATGGCAGGTGCTATTGGTACAGCTGTATTTATTACTTTAATGTCAGTATCGGCAATTCCTAATAAAGGTATTGAGGGTATTATTCATGGTGTTAACGTAACATTTATGGTTGCAACAGGTATTTCAGTCATAGCATTGTTATTATCAATCAAACTATCAGACGAAACCAAACCAGCACGTCGAACAATATAATTATAAAAAAGAAGCCTTACGACATATATGTTGTAAGGCTTCTTTTTATATTTCGAGTTATATCATTATTTAAAAACAAAAGAAGTAAATTCAGTTATTTGAATTTACTTCCTTTGTTAATCTACAAGTGATTTATTCTCTAGCAGCTAATCGATTTAAAGCAATCTCGCCTAATGATTTTGCTGCAACTAGCAATGCATCTTCATTCACTTCAAATTTAGGATGATGGTTCATATATGGTTCTTCTACTTCTTCTGGTTTACAGCCGACAATATAAAAAGTTCCTGGGATTTCTTTTAAATAATATGCGAAATCTTCTGATCCAGTCACTGGTGGAATTTCTACTAAATGCTCAAAATAATCACCCGCACTTGTACTTAACACATCTGCAACATTTTGCGTTTGTTCAGGGTGATTGTATAGTACTGGGTAGCCAAATTGATAGTCTAAATCATATGTGATATCAAACCCAACAGCTACGCTTTTCGCCACTTTTTCAATTTCATCGTACATAAATTGCTCTAAATCATTATTTAAATAACGTGCCGTCCCTTTAATTGTCACGGTATCTTGGATAACATTTGAGCCACCTGGAGCATCAAATGCACCAACTGTAATGACACCCATTTCTAATGGATCGATTCTTCTAGAAACAATAGTTTGTAACGTATTGACAAAATTGGTACCTGCAACTAATGCATCACGTGTTTTATGAGGACTAGCAGCATGACCACCTAACCCTTTAATTGTTAATGTGAATGTAGAACTACCTGAGAATGCATTTCCTTTATTATAAGCAATGACTTCTGGTCCTACTATTGGAGCTACGTGGATACCATAAATTTCATCGATATCACTTAATGCGCCAGATTCTACGATTTGTTTTGCACCGCCTGGAGGCATTTCTTCAGCATGTTGATGAATAATTTTTATGTTACCAGCAAGTTGGTCTTTAATATCAATTAAAGCATCTGCTAAACCTAATAAATAAGCTGTATGTGCATCATGACCACATGCATGCATCACGCCTTCATTTAATGATTTAAATGGCACGTCAGCTTCTTCATTAATTGGTAAAGCATCAAAGTCAGCGCGTAGACCAATTGTTTTTCCTGATTTACCACCTTTGATTTCTACAATGACAGCATTACTTTCAGCAACAGGTTGCGTCACGGTCACATCTTTGCCCTTATAAAAGTCTTTAATATATTGTGCAGTATGCTCTTCTTCAAATGATAATTCAGGATGTTGATGCAAATAGCGTCTATGTTTGACCATATCACTCTCTTTGCTTTCTAGTTTTTCAAACAATGCATCTCTTACATTCATAAACATTCACTTCTCTCATTAGTTTTAAATATATATTTCACAATTTCAATTTTAAGTTTTTTCTCGAATTAATTCAAAGATAATTAATTGTGAAAAGGTATTCATGTTGATTGATAATTGATATTTCAAAGCAAATATATATTATAAATATATAACAGAAGAAAAATAACTCTATATTATCCATTTGATACCTTTAATTGTGTTTCATTTTCTTTTTTATAAATCACATACATCATCGCACTTGCTACTACGACCATTATGAACCCGAAGTAAGGCGTCATTGTAATAGTAAATTGATTTAGTACATAACCTCCAATGACAGATCCCAATGTAATCCCGATATTAAAGGAGGCTATATTTAAACTTGATGCAAAGTTAACTGTCGCTTTATTTTCTCGTTCAGCAAACAATACTACGATTAGTTGCAACCCTGGCACATTCATAAATGCGAATAATCCCATGATTAAAATGGCTATAGTACCTAATATGTGATGTGTGACTGTTATACCAACGAATAGTAATACGATAGCTTGAATGGAAAATATACTAATCAGTGCTTTGGTTGGATGATGATTTGTTAACTTTCCACCCATTGTATTGCCTACAGCAACCATAACCCCATAAATCACTAATAATATGACAACTGCATCATCACTATAATGTAAAGCGTCTGTTAGCAATGTTGTCAGATAAGTATAAACCACAAATGTACCACCATATCCCAAAGCAGTAATCAAATACACCATCATTAATGATTTATTTTTAAAAACTTTTAATTGTTCTAACATCGGTGCTTGATCATATTCATTCAAATCATTGGGCACCACAAATATATTTGCAATTAAGCTGATGAGTCCTATAACAGCAATGGTAATAAATGACATTTCCCAACCAAATTGTTGACCAATCCATGTTCCAATCGGCACACCTGTAATTGTCGCTACTGTTAATCCAGTAAACATCATTGCTATTGCACTCGAACGTTTATCTGGTGTAACTAAATCACTGGCAATAGCTGTTGCTATAGACATGAATACACCATGCATTAATGCTGATAAAATACGCATAGCTAATAACATAGTAAAAGTTGTAGATAATGCCGCTAATGTATTAGCAATAATAAATACTAGCATAATAGCTATTAATAAATGTTTTCTTTTTATTTTGTTCGTTAACGGCGTAAGTAATGGCGCGCCAAGCGTGACCCCAACGGCGTATAATGATACAGTCAATCCTGCAAGTGGAATTGTCGTGTTAAATGCTGTTTTAATAAGTGGTAATAAGCCAACGCTAATAAATTCTGTCATTCCAATTGCAAAAGCAGACATTGCTAAAGCTAGTATGGCAAATTTGTTTTTATTCATAATAATTTTACTCCTTTTATTTTTGTATATGTGTTAATATAAGCTACACATATAACAATAGGAAGTACGCACTTTAAAGTGCTATAGGTACTATTTAGTACCCACAAGGAGGTAGAGTTATGAATAAGACTTATAATATAGGCGTAGAAGCAACGATTGATGTTATCGGAGGCAAATGGAAACCTGTCATCCTATGTCATTTACAAAATAATGGCCTAATGCGAACATCTGCATTAAAACGCGCTATTCCCACAATTACACAAAAGATGTTAACACAGCAATTAAGAGAATTAGAAAAAGATGGTATCATCAATCGTATTGTTTACGATCAAGTACCACCAAAAGTAGAATATGAACTATCAGAATATGGGCAATCGCTTGGCAAAATTCTTTCGTCACTTTGTTATTGGGGCGAGTTTCATGTTGAAAAAATGCATCAACAAGGTGAATCTGTTTCTTTGGCACAACAAGACTATATCAATATACCTCATTAACATGCTTCTTGAAATTATGAAAAATTTCAGGTTAAGGCGCTCATTACCTTTCAAATGAATCTTCAAACCATCATTATATAGCCTAAACGGCTACTAAAGACTACAGACACCACGCTTGTAATATAAGTGTGGTGTCTACGTTTCTCATGCTCCTAGACTAAGATAATTTGACTCATCCATGTACTAATATGTGATAGCTAATTCACTGACGTGCCCTTTTTATTTTTAGTATGTTTTACGTGACTACTAATATACATCACCACAAGTAACACAATTAAAAGCACTGACAAATTATACATTCCTCTGTATCCAGTTAAATTTGCAACACTACCCAGAACAGGCGCACCTTATGCCATACCTAAGTCCATTGCACTAAGAACCATCGCATTAGCTGTACCCCTTTTCTCAGCTGAGACTCTATTAATTGCCCAAGCTTGAAAGGATGGTTGCATGATACTATATGCGATTCCATAAAAGATTGCAGCAATGAAAAAAACAACCAATCCATGAGTAGCGGAAATTAATACTAGTCCAATCACACTACATATACTCGCTGGATAAATTAAGTATTTATGTCCTAATTGGTCGTATACTTTACCAGATATAGGTCTAATTAAAATAATAACAATAGCAAGTATTAAAAAGAAAAATGATACTTTAGCTCCTAAATGCGCCTCAGCTCCTAATCCATTAATAAAATTAACAATTCCTGAATAAGTACAATAAAAAAGCATTACTAAAAAGCATGGAAGTAATGCTTTTTTATCTAAAATAGAATCTAATATAGATTTATTTTGACTGATATATACATCTAATGTCTCAGATTTTTCATACTTTATGAATAAAGTGGCAACTATCGAAAATAGAATTAAAAACATAGTAATAATCAGTAAATATTGAAATGAAAATGTATGTAATATAGAAATTGCAATCATAGGCCCAAGTGTAGTTCCTAAACTTGTTGCCATTCCAAAATAACCTATGCCTTCTCCCATTCTTTCAAGCGGTATTAAATTTGTGGCAAGCGTAGCTAAAAGTGTAGTTGTAACTCCAAATCCAACACCTTCTAATACTCTTATAGTAATTAATAGAGGCATTGCTTCTTGATCGTAACTGGCTACAATACATATAAATACAAAAATAAGCGAAAAACACAGTAATTTTTTGATATTTATTTTGTACAGTAGCATCCCTATCATAGGACGAGTAACTATTGCTGCAAACATAAAAGCTGTGGTCATCACACCTCCCATTGTAGGATTATGACTAATATTAGTAACAAAAATCGAAAATCCTCCGGTAAGCATTTGTAAACACAAATAAAAACCTATCGTGATTAAAACAGTAAGTGAGAATTGCCAAGTCCATAATTTAGATACTGATGATGACAATGATAAGCCCTTCTTTCAAAATAATTCGCATCAATCATTTTCACAATTAAAAATAAATAATTAATACTGTGCTTCTACTTTACAATCGCCTAATTAATATGTCTAATATATATTTATACACTGATTAATATGTATAAAGTATCACTAAAATTAAGAAGGAGTTAGAAAATGGAATTACGTCACTTGAAATATTTTAAAACTGTAGCAGAAGAGTTACACTTTGGAAAAGCTGCAAAACGTTTGAATATGGCACAACCACCGTTAAGCCTTCAAATTCGTCAACTCGAGGAAGAACTAGGAGTACCTCTTTTTCGTAGAACGAAAAGAAGTGTTACATTAACCCAAGAAGGACATGTGTTTTTAGAAAAAGTTTATCAGTTACTTGAAAACTTAAACGAATCTATCGAAACAGTACGCTTGGTGAATAGAGGCGAAAGCGGTGAAATCGTAATAGGCTTCTTAGCTTCTGCAGCTTATGATGTATTACCAAGTATAATTAAAAGTTACAGACATCATTATCCATCTATTCACGTAACCTTAAAACAACTTACCACTGCTGAACAATTAAAAGCATTACAAGATGAAACTATTGATATTGGTATCATTAGTGAACCAATTGAAACAACGCTATTTAATTACGAAATCATTAGACAAGAGCCAATGGTAGTAGCTTTACCTAGCAATCATTCATTAACTAGAACGCAACACCCTATTACGCTAAGCGATTTAGCGTCTGAGGCTTTTATTTTAACTGGAAGAAAAGAGAATCAACTTCACTATGATAAAGTCATTAATAGTTGTGGCTTAGCTGGATTTAGCCCTCATATCCTACAGGAGACTAAAGAAATGTCTACATTAATATCTTTAGTTTCTGCAGGTATCGGTATAGCTATCGTTCCATCTTCTATTCAATCCCTACTACAAAATGAGGTCGTTTATCGAGAAATTTCAGACAGCCACATTAAGACTGTTACTGCACTCGTATGGGATAGTAAAAATGACTCTCCAATAGTAAATGCTTTTGTGGAATTAGTAAAATCGTCTGTGATTCCTATGTTTCAAAGTAATCACAATTAATAATACTCACAACTAAAAATGGTATGTGATAATCTATTATTCCTAATTATAGAAATGTACTTATAATTTCTGTATTTTCAATGTAAATCGTCACTCGCTTATATACGTCATTTAGATACTTTTGTGATACACACTTTAATTTCATCACTTCCCCTATGGTTAATATTTTACATTAAGGCTATATATAAACTAATTAGGAAGATATCTGTTTGAATTACTGGAGGCGTGCTTATGAAATCTATCAAAGAAAATCATCCGCTTGATATCGCAACACAATTAATTCGTAAAGAAGACCATTACTTGGGTCACACTTCAGATCATTATGCTAATATGGTAGGTCCTTTTGGTGGCATCACTGCGGCGACAATGCTTAACGCAGTCTTACAACACACTGAACATATTGGAGATCCTGTGTCTTTAACCATCAATTATGCTGCACCTGTTTCTGATGGTAGTTTTGAAATCAAAGCTACCCCAGCTCGAACAAATCGAGCTACACAACATTGGTTTATTGAACTATTTCAAGATGATGAAATTGTCATTACGGGGACTGCAGTATTTGCAAAAAGAAGAGAAACTTGGTCTTCAACAGAGCTAAAATTCCCTGCTGTGCCCAATCCTGAAGAGGCATATCCAATTTCTTCAAAAGGGCTGCCATCTTGGGTACGACAATACGACATTAAAATTATTCAAGGGTTGCCATCAGCATTTTCACATCATGTACAAACAGAAGTACCTTCATCTACGACTTTACAATGGATTCATGATGAGCCTAAACGTAATATCGATTTCCTATCACTTACTGCTATTTGTGACGCATTTTTTCCGAGGATTTATGTACGTCGTAAGCAAATTGTGCCTATAGGAACAATTTCGCTCACGATTTATTTCCATGTTGATTCCAAGCAACTTCAAACATATGGCGATGAAGTCGTGTTAGGACATGCAACTGCGAATCAATTCCATAATGGCTTTTTTGATCAAACTGCGGAAATATGGTCTCCTAAAGGTGACTTACTCGCTACCTCATCTCAATTTGTCTATTACAAAGAATAAAGGCACATAAACCAATCATATTTTCCTTTTTAGCTTTTTTACTCTTACAATACAAATTTTGAATAATATCCATAACCTCCAAATATTTTACAATCTATGGCACAAACTTGAAGATTTAAGCTAATATTATGTGCTGCCTCTATCAAAGAAGCATGTCCGCAACAAACATATTCAAAAACTGTCACAAAGTTGTAGAACTCGCTGATAACATCAACACAGTTCCTTTTAACCTAAGGCTCTGTGTTTTTTATTAATGTATCAATTATATAAATGCTAATACTTCTATCATAAAGTTACCCGGTGCTTTGATATAAAATGTATATCCATGTGGTGTTACTTTAGGATCTGGAACCTTATAACCAGCTACCTTGAGCGACGTATGAATATTATCTACATCTTCTTTTGACTTTTGTGGGAATCCAATATGAAAAGTCTTAGGATAGCTCACGTCTTTGCCCTGCATTAAAGTTAATATAAAACCGTCTTTCCCGAGCAATACTTCTGGATTTTTTCCCGCTTCTGTCTTTAACGTAAAATCAAAATAAG
It encodes the following:
- a CDS encoding VOC family protein encodes the protein MELKHINLTVDNIGETREFLQTYFDFTLKTEAGKNPEVLLGKDGFILTLMQGKDVSYPKTFHIGFPQKSKEDVDNIHTSLKVAGYKVPDPKVTPHGYTFYIKAPGNFMIEVLAFI